Proteins encoded within one genomic window of Methanothrix harundinacea 6Ac:
- a CDS encoding HisA/HisF-related TIM barrel protein — protein MTRCVFVLDLFNGSAVHAVRGERKKYRPIQEMSKIVGTSSPLSILDLLRPKEVYVADLDRIMGAGENLDLIGEIARRAETMADIGISSKDELDLLPPSVKPVLGTETGFISLLEEASSRRDVVVSIDLFGGEVLSRDPALKIPPLDLIRKLNPLPIREVILLSLDRVGTSKGLDERFLRAAADLSDHPLLLGGGVRDVRDLERLEDLGLAGALVATAVHRGKVPLDALRG, from the coding sequence ATGACGCGCTGCGTCTTTGTCCTCGACCTATTTAACGGTTCGGCGGTCCACGCCGTCCGGGGGGAGCGGAAGAAGTACCGACCGATCCAGGAGATGAGCAAGATCGTCGGAACCTCCAGCCCCCTGTCGATCCTGGATCTTCTCCGGCCGAAGGAGGTCTACGTCGCCGACCTCGATCGGATCATGGGGGCCGGCGAGAACCTGGACCTGATCGGCGAGATCGCCAGAAGGGCGGAGACTATGGCGGACATCGGGATCTCGTCGAAAGATGAGCTGGACCTTCTCCCTCCATCGGTCAAGCCGGTCCTGGGGACGGAGACGGGGTTCATATCCCTCCTCGAGGAGGCGTCGTCGAGAAGGGACGTAGTCGTCAGCATCGATCTATTCGGGGGGGAGGTCCTATCCCGGGACCCCGCCCTCAAGATCCCGCCCCTCGACCTGATCAGGAAGCTGAACCCGCTCCCCATCAGGGAGGTCATACTCTTGTCCCTGGACCGGGTGGGGACCTCAAAGGGGCTCGATGAGCGTTTTCTCCGTGCGGCCGCAGATCTCAGCGATCATCCCCTCCTCCTCGGCGGCGGGGTAAGAGATGTTCGGGACTTGGAGCGGCTGGAGGATTTGGGGCTCGCCGGCGCCCTCGTCGCCACGGCGGTCCACCGGGGGAAGGTCCCCCTCGACGCCCTCAGAGGATGA
- a CDS encoding (5-formylfuran-3-yl)methyl phosphate synthase yields the protein MRLLVSPINAVEAEAAMAGGADILDVKNPREGSLGANFPWVIRSVAEVAAGRVPVSATIGDFDFKPGTASLAALGAAFSGADYIKVGLLKIRDRDEAAEMLRPLVRSVKEFDANKRLVAAAYSDASRVGSISPMDLPEVAAECGADVVMVDTAIKDGRTTFEFMTESEISDFIALGHDLGMEVAIAGTIKFGDLALLKRVGPEIIGVRGAVCGGDRAGEIKEELVRRMKADLS from the coding sequence ATGAGGTTGTTGGTCAGTCCGATTAACGCCGTCGAGGCGGAGGCGGCGATGGCAGGAGGCGCAGACATCCTGGACGTCAAGAACCCCCGGGAGGGGTCCCTGGGGGCGAACTTCCCCTGGGTGATCAGGTCCGTCGCAGAGGTCGCCGCCGGAAGGGTCCCCGTCAGCGCCACCATCGGCGACTTCGACTTCAAGCCCGGGACCGCCAGCCTCGCCGCCCTAGGAGCCGCCTTCTCCGGAGCCGACTACATCAAGGTGGGGCTCCTAAAGATCCGGGACCGGGATGAAGCGGCGGAGATGCTCCGACCCCTGGTGAGGTCGGTCAAGGAGTTCGACGCCAATAAGAGGCTGGTGGCCGCGGCCTACTCCGACGCCTCCCGGGTCGGGTCGATCTCTCCCATGGACCTGCCGGAGGTGGCCGCCGAGTGCGGGGCCGACGTGGTGATGGTCGACACCGCGATCAAGGACGGGAGGACGACCTTCGAGTTCATGACCGAATCGGAGATCTCCGACTTCATCGCCCTCGGCCACGACCTGGGGATGGAGGTGGCCATCGCCGGGACGATTAAGTTTGGGGACCTCGCGCTTCTGAAGAGGGTCGGCCCCGAGATCATCGGGGTCAGAGGAGCGGTCTGCGGCGGGGACCGGGCCGGCGAGATAAAGGAGGAGCTGGTCAGACGGATGAAGGCCGACCTCTCCTGA